The following coding sequences are from one Scylla paramamosain isolate STU-SP2022 chromosome 21, ASM3559412v1, whole genome shotgun sequence window:
- the LOC135110848 gene encoding uncharacterized protein LOC135110848 isoform X2 — protein sequence MELLKRKRAIAKGKFTRKVTLLDEGVREGEPVSVLKNNYEQISEAFQHLEDSNDVILKYVCDNKLEDKLVKEAEEYMIDCERIMKKRLTEISSIENIQNSVKPKVKIKAFEPPKFDGNLREYPRFKEDFKNLVKSVYGEDAYALKMCLSGDALQTVRGAEDGECRDALDLMSVGVLVGPPCYRVVRTPWTG from the exons ATGGAATtgttaaagaggaagagggccaTTGCCAAGGGGAAATTCACAAGAAAGGTGACCCTGCTGGATGAGGGTGTACGGGAAGGTGAGCCAGTATCAGTATTGAAGAATAACTATGAACAGATTTCTGAGGCCTTTCAACACCTAGAAGACAGTAATGATGTGATATTAAAATATGTGTGTGATAATAAATTAGAAGACAAGTTAGTTAAGGAGGCTGAAGAATACATGATAGATTGTGAAAGAATCATGAAGAAAAGACTAACAGAAATTAGTAGCAttgaaaacatacaaaacagTGTCAAGCCTAAAGTAAAGATAAAGGCATTTGAGCCTCCTAAATTTGATGGGAATTTAAGAGAGTACCCTCGTTTTAAGGAGGACTTTAAAAATCTAGTCAAAAGTGTGTATGGTGAAGATGCGTATGCATTGAAAATGTGTCTCAGTGGTGATGCCCTTCAGACTGTCAGAGGTGCAGAAG ACGGAGAATGTAGGGACGCCCTGGACCTCATGTCGGTTGGTGTGTTGGTTGGTCCTCCGTGCtacag AGTTGTGAGGACGCCCTGGACTGGATGA
- the LOC135110848 gene encoding uncharacterized protein LOC135110848 isoform X1: MELLKRKRAIAKGKFTRKVTLLDEGVREGEPVSVLKNNYEQISEAFQHLEDSNDVILKYVCDNKLEDKLVKEAEEYMIDCERIMKKRLTEISSIENIQNSVKPKVKIKAFEPPKFDGNLREYPRFKEDFKNLVKSVYGEDAYALKMCLSGDALQTVRGAEDGECRDALDLMSVGVLVGPPCYRQSCEDALDWMIVGVTCQVCYGDSKSVSVGH, encoded by the exons ATGGAATtgttaaagaggaagagggccaTTGCCAAGGGGAAATTCACAAGAAAGGTGACCCTGCTGGATGAGGGTGTACGGGAAGGTGAGCCAGTATCAGTATTGAAGAATAACTATGAACAGATTTCTGAGGCCTTTCAACACCTAGAAGACAGTAATGATGTGATATTAAAATATGTGTGTGATAATAAATTAGAAGACAAGTTAGTTAAGGAGGCTGAAGAATACATGATAGATTGTGAAAGAATCATGAAGAAAAGACTAACAGAAATTAGTAGCAttgaaaacatacaaaacagTGTCAAGCCTAAAGTAAAGATAAAGGCATTTGAGCCTCCTAAATTTGATGGGAATTTAAGAGAGTACCCTCGTTTTAAGGAGGACTTTAAAAATCTAGTCAAAAGTGTGTATGGTGAAGATGCGTATGCATTGAAAATGTGTCTCAGTGGTGATGCCCTTCAGACTGTCAGAGGTGCAGAAG ACGGAGAATGTAGGGACGCCCTGGACCTCATGTCGGTTGGTGTGTTGGTTGGTCCTCCGTGCtacag ACAGAGTTGTGAGGACGCCCTGGACTGGATGATAGTTGGGGTGACATGTCAGGTGTGCTACGGGGATTCGAAGAGCGTCAGTGTGGGCCACTGA